A single window of Sphingobacterium sp. ML3W DNA harbors:
- a CDS encoding SDR family oxidoreductase encodes MIAITGANGNLGRATIQFLLQEVAPTDIVAIVRNPETINDFREQGIIVRQADYNDYDTLLQAFKGVENALHISTIGVDVKTAKRQEKNVVTALVECNVKRIVYTSMVQTQANSIFEGTKTSYETEELIKETKIPYSFFRNSMYMEAIPELIGDALQTGEIRYPSGEGKISFVSRADIAEAIANVLTESTHDNQIYEITGNKAYSFAELSQLIHTEKGITIQHTDISEELFRKELTSYQMPVEVVDLLVSMANGIKSGEFSYIDNTIEKLLGRRSLDLNGYIKGL; translated from the coding sequence ATGATAGCCATTACAGGAGCAAACGGAAACTTAGGCAGAGCAACTATTCAATTTTTATTGCAGGAAGTCGCACCTACAGACATTGTTGCCATTGTCAGAAACCCCGAAACGATAAATGATTTTAGAGAGCAGGGCATTATTGTCAGACAAGCCGACTACAATGACTATGACACACTTTTGCAGGCATTCAAAGGTGTGGAAAATGCCTTGCATATCTCCACTATCGGAGTAGACGTGAAAACAGCCAAACGGCAGGAAAAAAATGTGGTAACTGCATTGGTAGAATGCAATGTAAAACGCATTGTTTATACAAGTATGGTTCAGACCCAAGCCAACAGTATATTTGAAGGGACTAAAACATCATACGAAACGGAAGAATTAATAAAAGAAACAAAAATACCTTATTCGTTTTTCAGAAACAGTATGTATATGGAAGCCATTCCCGAACTTATTGGAGATGCGTTGCAAACAGGCGAAATCCGTTATCCGTCAGGCGAGGGAAAGATAAGTTTTGTTTCCAGAGCGGATATTGCAGAAGCTATTGCAAACGTACTGACAGAAAGTACACACGATAATCAAATCTATGAAATAACAGGTAATAAAGCTTATTCATTTGCTGAATTGTCACAGTTAATCCATACAGAAAAGGGCATAACTATACAACATACGGATATTTCAGAAGAATTATTTAGAAAAGAATTGACTAGCTACCAAATGCCTGTTGAAGTGGTCGATTTATTGGTCAGTATGGCAAATGGGATTAAATCGGGCGAATTTTCCTATATAGATAATACGATTGAAAAATTGCTTGGCAGAAGGTCATTAGATCTGAACGGATATATAAAAGGTTTGTAA
- the mobB gene encoding conjugal transfer protein MobB → MIAKIGKGSNMYGAILYNQQKVDNENGAVLLLNKIPDTMNGRYSTQYFNKCFEPYLSANIKTEKTVRHISLNPDPKDKVSDEQFTKMAEEYMERMGYGNQPYIVFKHTDIDRTHIHIVSTCVGIDGKKIPDDYDHPRSMAICRDLETKYSLNKATEQEQKQFNKVFKPVNHKNGDIKSQIASVVRHLPKYYNFSTMGSYNALLSLFNITAEEVKGERNGQTVNGLVYVALDENGNKVSNPFKASLFGKDTGVAQLQKRFEQPKEKMKNNPARSVLKNTVELAMHTTNNETDFRKQLTEQGINTVVRRNIEGRIYGMTFIDHEGRAVWNGSQLDRNLSANMFNDWWNNGNKPELKIQDNPVSKANEIDNLPTKHLFELLSQEHSPNTDLGLFTLLPNAQGEDYEEEQFANRMKKKKSQRRL, encoded by the coding sequence ATGATTGCAAAAATCGGAAAGGGAAGTAATATGTACGGAGCGATTTTGTACAATCAGCAGAAAGTGGATAATGAGAATGGAGCAGTTTTGTTGCTGAACAAGATACCCGACACAATGAACGGCAGGTATTCCACCCAATATTTTAACAAGTGTTTTGAGCCGTACCTGTCTGCCAATATCAAAACGGAAAAGACGGTTCGGCACATTTCATTGAACCCCGACCCGAAAGACAAAGTTAGCGATGAGCAGTTTACGAAGATGGCTGAAGAGTATATGGAACGTATGGGCTACGGCAATCAGCCCTATATTGTTTTCAAGCATACGGATATAGACCGTACACATATCCATATCGTTTCGACCTGCGTGGGAATTGACGGCAAGAAAATCCCAGATGATTACGACCACCCACGCTCAATGGCAATCTGTAGGGATTTGGAAACTAAATATAGCCTGAACAAAGCCACCGAGCAAGAGCAGAAACAATTCAACAAAGTTTTCAAGCCTGTAAATCATAAGAATGGCGACATCAAAAGTCAGATTGCTTCGGTAGTACGGCATTTACCAAAGTATTATAACTTTTCTACTATGGGTAGTTACAATGCTTTACTATCTCTTTTCAACATCACAGCGGAAGAAGTCAAAGGCGAGCGGAACGGTCAGACCGTAAACGGTTTGGTTTATGTGGCATTGGACGAGAACGGAAACAAGGTAAGCAATCCGTTCAAAGCATCACTTTTCGGAAAAGATACAGGCGTGGCACAACTGCAAAAACGCTTTGAACAGCCCAAAGAAAAAATGAAAAACAACCCTGCAAGGTCTGTACTAAAGAATACCGTTGAATTGGCTATGCACACGACAAACAATGAAACGGATTTTAGAAAGCAACTTACAGAACAGGGTATTAATACAGTTGTAAGACGTAATATTGAAGGACGAATTTACGGTATGACTTTTATTGACCACGAAGGTCGAGCCGTTTGGAACGGCTCACAATTAGACAGAAACTTATCGGCAAATATGTTTAACGATTGGTGGAACAATGGAAATAAACCCGAATTGAAGATACAAGATAACCCCGTTTCTAAAGCAAATGAAATAGACAACCTACCTACAAAACACCTTTTTGAGCTTCTCTCACAGGAACATTCGCCTAATACCGATTTGGGATTGTTTACCCTGTTACCCAATGCACAAGGCGAGGATTACGAAGAAGAACAGTTTGCTAATCGGATGAAGAAAAAGAAGTCCCAGAGAAGATTATAA
- the mobA gene encoding conjugal transfer protein MobA, whose amino-acid sequence MEEMNRKQIKKTGRKPKNDPAVNRYSINLNEEDNAKFLALFDQSEMKVTAHFITACIFQKTVKTVKIDMDAIEYHAELTQFFGQFRGIATNYNQIVKLLNTNFSDKKASAYLFKLEKETAEMKELLLKVLILTDEFEKKYLNKE is encoded by the coding sequence ATGGAAGAAATGAACAGAAAACAGATTAAAAAGACAGGAAGAAAACCGAAGAACGATCCTGCGGTCAATCGGTATTCCATTAACCTAAATGAAGAAGATAATGCAAAGTTTCTTGCCCTTTTTGACCAATCAGAAATGAAAGTAACGGCTCATTTTATTACGGCTTGTATCTTTCAGAAGACGGTTAAGACTGTCAAAATTGATATGGATGCGATAGAATACCACGCAGAATTGACCCAATTTTTCGGTCAGTTCAGAGGAATAGCAACCAATTACAATCAGATTGTAAAGCTTTTGAATACCAATTTTTCGGATAAAAAAGCATCTGCATACCTCTTTAAATTGGAAAAGGAGACCGCTGAAATGAAAGAATTATTGCTAAAGGTTTTAATTCTTACCGATGAATTTGAAAAGAAATATCTGAATAAAGAGTAA
- a CDS encoding DUF3408 domain-containing protein codes for MIHEENKNQQPEKEDFSIENFLTDEKKQPLTEQQAVTHREDFDKPEVDEEAIMRVMAGEETSETETEHTKTPASNTRKMTYKPKKLTKEDYCGQFFKIPNSTASRGKSVYVRQEHHETFNRLTNIMGIDKLTIYAYLDNIIEYHFQKFGELIREIYNEKHKPLF; via the coding sequence ATGATACACGAAGAAAACAAAAATCAGCAACCCGAAAAAGAGGATTTCTCTATTGAAAATTTCCTAACTGATGAAAAGAAACAACCTTTGACGGAACAACAGGCAGTAACACATCGGGAAGATTTTGACAAACCCGAAGTAGATGAGGAAGCTATTATGCGTGTAATGGCAGGCGAAGAAACTTCGGAAACTGAAACGGAACATACAAAAACACCTGCGAGCAATACAAGAAAGATGACTTACAAGCCAAAGAAGCTGACCAAAGAGGACTACTGCGGGCAGTTCTTTAAAATCCCGAACAGTACTGCAAGCAGGGGTAAATCGGTGTATGTACGACAGGAACACCACGAAACATTTAACAGGCTAACCAATATTATGGGCATCGACAAACTGACGATTTATGCGTATCTGGACAACATTATCGAATACCATTTTCAGAAGTTCGGTGAATTGATTAGGGAAATCTATAACGAGAAACACAAACCGTTATTCTGA
- a CDS encoding RHS repeat-associated core domain-containing protein, translating to MLLTNNHFTPVIGIDLHFNTLPPFNPIHPYIGIVIDPMDYIPFIGSSVNVNGIPRGVTDTGGRIITFVHIPLFTGPFAMTPVIGHESMNFFGSKDAYMEGRRISPKGYMEMTCNDIGIPLSLSPGKKWWKPVPSLFAPTSMSLPIPTGNPVNIAGPYVPDLMGIFINLAAGLGFGVLMKGLGKVLSSMLKKLNKLAKKAAKGPNRLSNFLCKHGFEPVDLIQGIVFYETVDFELPGPIPLIWTRIWNSDASYDHQLGHGCHFSYSLDLEIHYNDSFIGVMLADGRSVGFPLLEDEQEFYHRMERLTLKRIGNNYTVYHHTDQLTYHYDAVTDARCVATKISNVAGLAICLHYVTGVFTGITDSGNRELAFDLDGSKRITAVYLITKKGKELLVGYRYDKEGDLIAILDALEQATTITYDNHLMGSKTDRNGQTFYWEYDKQGRCIHTWGDGGVLEGRLAYYPELGYNVITDALGNESLYYYNEDFLCTQIQDALGNSKFFEYTDMFELYREIDEEGNLTGYTYDDKGNLTSVIQPDSTRYTYVYDENDRLIIANDPEGNSRIWNYDESGLLGSTVAPDKGITAFQYNDQGLVCEIRDVSKRRTRLEYDDQHNLTKMFLAQTKVATWVYNDRGEVDRSTDPLGDTQKFSYDALGRVTQIIHADNSSVQLQYNAYDEVIHARNNHHDVRFEYTPMGNLKVREENGTKVQFTYNKNEELIHIQNEHLELYQFKRNGNGDVVEEIGFDGLKKGYHRDRAGKVIRIQRPDERWTEYEYNLRGQIIRSEYYDQSWETYSYDKRGLLVGAVNEQISVQLKRNAMGRIIEDQQGEHQVQSRYNRNGQRTAVTSSLGADIQHEYDTLGNLIATQAGTKDLENSWRMQMQYNKLGQEISRTMSGAIQSNWEYDTGGHPIVHQVKTEKGTVRHRRYSWSANNRLWKMFNELTQGQTDYAYDAFGNLAWAKYEDGQYDYKLPDEVGNLFETKERKDKQYAEGGRLIRDKDFFYCYDAEGNLIEKTGKESWKYQWQGNGMLKQVERPNGTKVTFEYDALGRRTAKIVEKNITRFVWDGNTPLHEWNYAVENRPEWIVDDIGFLQQDQPESITSDCITWVFEEGTFKPTAKIIGNQKYSIVTDYLGTPCQAFDEKGEKVWEMELDIYGKRRNIEGASSFIPFRFQGKYEDIETGLHYNRYRYYNPNSGMYLSQDPIGLAGGNPTVYAYVYDSNTQIDPFGLDLHHIISQEVYKVFKNDLKNIKDYVQNVSKKAKDISNLIDLDKPFHGNHPKYNEYVKDKVQKLIDKNNLNLKSIRKLQNEMLGHIDNALKSGKNLNTYFKEGLHLKNKIKCH from the coding sequence ATGTTGTTAACAAATAATCATTTTACACCTGTAATTGGTATTGATCTCCATTTCAATACATTGCCTCCTTTTAATCCGATACACCCTTATATTGGGATTGTTATTGACCCAATGGATTATATCCCGTTTATTGGATCTTCTGTAAATGTAAACGGTATCCCACGGGGTGTAACAGATACCGGAGGAAGAATCATAACTTTTGTACACATTCCTTTATTCACAGGGCCATTTGCAATGACTCCTGTAATTGGACATGAATCAATGAATTTCTTTGGGAGTAAAGATGCCTATATGGAAGGAAGACGTATCAGTCCAAAAGGGTATATGGAAATGACCTGTAATGATATCGGTATTCCATTGAGTTTATCACCAGGTAAAAAATGGTGGAAACCAGTTCCGTCATTGTTCGCACCAACCAGTATGAGCCTGCCGATACCCACCGGTAATCCTGTAAATATTGCAGGGCCCTATGTTCCGGATTTAATGGGGATTTTTATCAACCTAGCAGCAGGATTGGGTTTTGGGGTTTTAATGAAAGGTTTAGGAAAAGTACTTAGCTCCATGCTAAAAAAGTTAAATAAGCTGGCTAAAAAAGCCGCCAAGGGCCCAAATCGACTGAGCAATTTTTTATGTAAACATGGATTTGAACCCGTAGATTTAATACAGGGAATTGTTTTTTATGAGACCGTAGATTTTGAGTTGCCGGGTCCTATACCATTAATTTGGACACGCATCTGGAACTCGGATGCATCCTACGATCATCAATTGGGGCATGGCTGCCATTTCAGTTACAGTCTTGATTTAGAAATTCATTATAATGATAGTTTTATTGGTGTTATGCTTGCAGATGGACGTAGTGTTGGATTTCCGCTTTTAGAAGATGAGCAGGAATTTTACCACCGAATGGAACGATTGACCTTAAAAAGAATTGGAAATAATTATACGGTATACCATCATACAGATCAATTAACCTACCATTATGATGCCGTTACAGATGCAAGATGTGTGGCTACTAAAATCAGTAATGTGGCAGGATTAGCCATTTGTTTACATTATGTGACAGGAGTATTTACAGGAATAACAGATAGTGGAAATAGGGAGTTAGCTTTTGATCTAGATGGATCAAAACGCATTACAGCAGTATATCTAATTACCAAAAAAGGAAAAGAACTGTTAGTAGGATACCGATATGACAAAGAAGGAGATTTAATTGCGATTTTGGATGCTTTAGAACAGGCTACAACAATTACATACGATAATCATCTGATGGGTTCTAAAACAGATCGCAATGGGCAGACTTTTTATTGGGAATACGATAAACAAGGCCGTTGTATCCATACATGGGGAGATGGTGGCGTTTTAGAAGGACGTTTGGCTTATTATCCCGAATTAGGATACAATGTGATTACAGATGCTTTGGGAAATGAAAGTCTATACTATTACAATGAGGACTTTTTGTGTACCCAGATTCAGGATGCTTTAGGTAATTCAAAGTTTTTTGAATATACGGATATGTTCGAGTTGTATAGAGAAATTGATGAGGAAGGAAATTTAACCGGCTATACCTATGATGACAAAGGGAATTTAACTTCTGTAATTCAGCCTGATAGTACCCGATATACTTACGTCTATGATGAAAATGACCGATTAATTATTGCCAATGATCCGGAAGGAAATAGTAGGATATGGAATTATGATGAATCAGGATTGTTGGGAAGTACTGTTGCACCCGATAAAGGGATAACAGCTTTTCAATATAATGATCAGGGATTAGTCTGCGAGATTCGGGATGTCAGCAAACGCAGAACCCGTTTAGAATATGATGATCAGCATAATTTAACTAAGATGTTCTTAGCCCAGACAAAAGTAGCGACATGGGTTTATAACGATCGTGGGGAAGTCGACAGGTCAACAGATCCATTGGGCGATACTCAGAAGTTTAGTTATGATGCTTTGGGGCGTGTTACTCAGATCATTCATGCGGATAATAGTTCTGTACAATTACAGTACAATGCTTATGATGAGGTGATCCATGCGCGAAATAATCATCACGATGTGCGTTTTGAATATACCCCAATGGGTAATCTAAAGGTGCGTGAAGAAAACGGAACGAAAGTGCAATTCACCTACAATAAAAATGAAGAATTGATACATATCCAAAATGAACACCTAGAACTGTACCAGTTTAAGAGAAATGGAAATGGAGATGTGGTAGAAGAAATTGGATTCGATGGTTTGAAGAAAGGTTATCATAGAGATCGTGCGGGAAAAGTAATTCGTATCCAGCGACCGGACGAGCGGTGGACGGAATATGAATATAACCTCAGGGGACAGATTATACGTTCTGAATATTATGATCAGAGTTGGGAAACTTATAGTTATGATAAACGAGGTCTGTTGGTTGGGGCGGTCAATGAGCAAATTTCTGTGCAGCTCAAACGAAATGCAATGGGTAGAATCATTGAAGATCAGCAGGGCGAACATCAGGTACAGAGCAGATACAATCGCAATGGACAACGGACAGCAGTAACCAGTAGTTTAGGGGCTGATATCCAACATGAATACGATACGTTGGGCAATCTGATTGCAACTCAAGCAGGAACCAAGGATTTAGAAAATTCATGGAGAATGCAGATGCAATATAATAAATTGGGGCAGGAAATCAGCCGCACCATGAGTGGAGCAATACAGAGCAACTGGGAATATGATACAGGGGGACATCCTATTGTACATCAGGTAAAAACAGAAAAAGGAACGGTTCGCCATCGCCGATATAGTTGGAGTGCCAATAACCGCTTGTGGAAAATGTTTAATGAACTTACACAAGGACAAACCGATTATGCATATGATGCTTTTGGAAACTTAGCCTGGGCAAAATATGAAGATGGACAATATGATTATAAATTACCAGATGAGGTAGGGAATCTATTTGAAACCAAAGAGCGCAAAGATAAGCAATATGCAGAAGGAGGAAGATTAATACGGGACAAGGATTTTTTCTACTGCTATGATGCAGAAGGAAATCTCATTGAGAAAACAGGAAAAGAAAGCTGGAAATACCAGTGGCAGGGAAATGGAATGCTAAAGCAGGTTGAAAGACCCAATGGAACGAAAGTAACATTTGAATATGATGCCTTAGGAAGAAGAACAGCTAAAATTGTCGAAAAGAATATTACCCGTTTTGTCTGGGATGGAAATACCCCGTTACATGAATGGAATTATGCAGTGGAGAATCGCCCCGAATGGATTGTAGATGATATTGGATTTTTGCAGCAAGATCAACCAGAATCAATTACTTCCGATTGTATCACCTGGGTTTTTGAAGAAGGCACATTTAAACCTACGGCCAAAATTATTGGAAATCAAAAATACTCTATAGTAACCGATTATTTAGGAACACCTTGCCAGGCATTTGATGAAAAGGGCGAAAAAGTCTGGGAAATGGAGTTGGATATTTATGGTAAAAGACGTAATATTGAAGGTGCAAGTTCTTTTATTCCATTCCGTTTTCAAGGGAAATATGAAGATATAGAAACAGGATTGCATTATAATAGGTATAGGTATTATAATCCAAATTCTGGAATGTATTTGAGTCAAGATCCTATTGGATTGGCTGGAGGTAATCCCACTGTTTATGCGTATGTATATGATAGTAACACGCAGATTGATCCATTTGGTTTGGATTTACACCATATAATTTCACAAGAAGTTTATAAAGTCTTTAAAAATGATTTAAAAAACATAAAAGATTATGTTCAAAATGTTTCCAAAAAAGCTAAAGATATATCTAATTTAATTGATTTAGATAAACCTTTTCACGGAAACCACCCAAAGTATAATGAATATGTGAAAGACAAAGTTCAAAAATTGATTGATAAAAATAATTTAAACTTAAAAAGCATTAGAAAGTTACAAAATGAAATGTTAGGACATATAGATAATGCCCTGAAATCTGGTAAAAACTTGAATACCTACTTTAAAGAAGGACTTCATTTGAAAAATAAAATAAAATGTCATTAA
- a CDS encoding ASCH domain-containing protein: MLFKKVHLQGIKSGKITFAFRKWQKSSVKCGSLLHTSVGLVEIGKIETISENDITEQDAIQAGFTDKQQLLKSFTPNSKGTIFKISVSYHSADPRIKLREKMQLSEQGFTVLKKKLERLDNYSKQGYWTNKVLLTIKDNPNLHAIGIAKLTGFEKEWLKLNIRKLKNLGLTISHNVGYELSPLGNEYLRKQYFGK; this comes from the coding sequence ATGCTTTTTAAGAAAGTACACCTGCAAGGCATCAAATCGGGGAAAATCACATTTGCATTCCGTAAGTGGCAAAAGTCTTCTGTAAAATGTGGAAGTCTTTTACATACCTCTGTCGGCTTGGTTGAAATCGGTAAAATTGAAACCATAAGTGAAAATGATATAACCGAACAAGACGCAATACAGGCAGGTTTTACAGATAAGCAACAATTACTAAAATCATTTACTCCCAACAGCAAAGGAACGATTTTCAAAATATCCGTCAGCTATCATTCCGCAGACCCACGAATTAAGTTGAGAGAAAAAATGCAACTATCAGAACAAGGGTTTACAGTTTTAAAAAAGAAGTTAGAGCGGTTGGACAATTACAGTAAACAAGGTTATTGGACAAACAAAGTTCTATTAACCATAAAAGATAATCCTAACTTACACGCCATAGGTATTGCAAAATTGACAGGATTTGAAAAAGAGTGGTTGAAGCTGAATATCCGAAAACTTAAAAATTTAGGATTAACGATAAGCCACAATGTAGGTTATGAGCTTTCGCCATTAGGCAACGAATATTTACGTAAGCAATATTTTGGAAAATAA